A genomic window from Levilactobacillus yonginensis includes:
- a CDS encoding MucBP domain-containing protein, with amino-acid sequence MDRFNRVLMNKNNHYLLFAGLILVSLNIGLTTGSTSKASAETLSPQVAMTPGSSPSSAPSQINETVNTGNVGSTADEKSDSGSLPAGTSDASRDSNHATTDKRANELTFNEDVSTSRSSIKSRTRTTNADLDAAPSVLNNSENTTASNFGDEPTTSAHQHQIAVHYYKKDTTEQLAPDSAITVIDGQAYTAPSRSFTGHNLSSQTNTTGSYSGAADTAFYYAVQKGTVHVSYKTSIGGELFKKTITGNVGDKFTIDALDFNDGDPKDFMLKGAHQVTGTYTSAPQTVTFTYQIPSVHSSTQHGMTVFTTTYADGNLKKIEIFDGNFDITCGKDSKGHAIVAIHSLVTPLANNHAQLSNKAIANVGKRFGYFATKATSYIFEKSTSSTSVKVMKINNQFGALTVATIDLTSKNTSADAVAQTLGISGQTTFTAFWHKYIAGKAPATSSIREKDARHPVLNSQSTAPDNNLPGRTKLPQTSEAQANFSIYGYFLLLLLSIVGLLKKEGEIRKF; translated from the coding sequence ATGGATCGATTTAACCGTGTGCTCATGAACAAAAATAATCATTACCTACTCTTTGCTGGCTTAATCTTAGTCAGTCTCAATATTGGACTAACGACTGGATCCACCTCAAAAGCATCAGCTGAAACGCTATCTCCCCAAGTGGCTATGACCCCAGGCTCATCACCCAGTTCCGCCCCGAGCCAAATCAACGAGACTGTCAATACCGGTAATGTTGGTTCTACGGCTGACGAAAAATCTGATTCAGGCTCTTTACCCGCTGGTACATCAGACGCTTCAAGGGACAGCAACCATGCGACGACAGATAAGCGTGCGAATGAACTGACTTTCAACGAAGATGTTTCGACTAGCCGTTCTTCCATTAAATCTAGAACTCGAACGACTAACGCCGACCTTGATGCGGCACCAAGCGTCCTCAACAATTCTGAAAATACCACAGCTAGCAATTTCGGCGATGAACCGACAACGTCGGCCCACCAACACCAGATTGCCGTACACTACTACAAAAAGGACACCACGGAGCAACTAGCTCCCGATAGCGCAATAACCGTCATCGATGGCCAAGCCTACACAGCCCCCTCAAGATCATTTACCGGCCACAACCTCAGTTCCCAGACCAATACTACTGGCAGCTACAGCGGTGCAGCCGATACCGCCTTCTACTACGCCGTTCAAAAGGGAACCGTGCACGTTTCTTACAAGACCAGTATTGGTGGCGAGCTTTTCAAAAAAACTATCACTGGTAACGTCGGCGACAAATTCACAATAGACGCCCTTGACTTCAACGATGGCGATCCTAAAGACTTCATGCTTAAGGGTGCTCACCAAGTAACCGGAACTTATACCTCGGCACCTCAAACGGTCACCTTTACTTATCAGATTCCCAGCGTTCATTCTTCTACGCAACATGGTATGACTGTTTTCACGACAACCTACGCCGACGGTAATTTGAAAAAAATCGAGATTTTTGATGGCAACTTTGACATAACCTGCGGCAAAGATTCTAAGGGGCACGCCATCGTTGCGATTCACTCGTTAGTCACGCCTTTAGCAAATAATCACGCCCAACTTTCAAACAAAGCTATCGCGAACGTTGGCAAACGTTTCGGCTATTTCGCTACTAAAGCGACCAGTTATATTTTTGAAAAATCAACAAGCAGTACTTCCGTTAAAGTTATGAAGATTAACAATCAGTTTGGCGCTTTGACTGTCGCAACTATTGATCTAACGTCCAAAAATACCAGTGCTGACGCAGTGGCCCAAACGCTGGGAATCAGTGGGCAGACCACCTTCACTGCATTCTGGCATAAATACATTGCTGGAAAGGCGCCAGCTACCTCTTCAATTCGAGAAAAGGACGCCCGTCATCCTGTGTTGAATTCACAGTCAACGGCTCCTGACAACAACTTACCAGGCCGCACCAAGCTCCCCCAAACTTCTGAAGCTCAGGCAAACTTCTCTATCTACGGCTATTTCCTACTATTACTTCTTAGTATCGTGGGACTGCTCAAAAAAGAGGGGGAAATACGGAAATTCTAA
- a CDS encoding KxYKxGKxW signal peptide domain-containing protein: MLQKVEGVSKEHYKSYKAGKRWVYACITVLALGMGLASVSVAQADTPDADVVQSSVVKQDAGSAVKPAGVVNDQAQDQTAGDASGDKDQQQEPQAPVAPVKDQTSKEKTPAAPENQPGQVQNVDQKDSQESVVKDEPKATEKPVQNDNQQAPKLMSAPASKLAVDRSNLAKVAKPSIDGVDASVWMPSQTMRTWVENNVQKSAPWAKITDANLYQYIEDAKMLTTSNYSGPIPMPSEFEGLQYFTNLQYFDYGYDIPADQMIDFSFAPDLKQLDLGSLKGTATTKDVASFFNTYLASNTKLSSMDVSHFGLTGTIPDLSRYTALSYLNMANNNLSGDLSGIASLISLNNLNLANNQLTGSVPSLSNWPDIQYLYINNNRLSGDLPDLSNFTGMFYGIYNEFSSGMLDRYNGSTQINNYSYYQFLNGKSYTLTAKNRTFDPITNVVSGVQDGKTGQLSNDPIILTQYSKGVRITYGAPDATIAMTDLLAWEGKQENATSWFTVEADPSNKLGFNLVANADAPDGTYYMAIRNSRYTSQYGGYIAYVSFEIKNDKAPVVAPNTGTTTEPTPDVDHPVEVAPVVDTTTDAASPVITNGGDAATIDEAEANRPDVKAAAKKAGSHQNAAAVQSNGQAAQVTVTKTAASAVKTSGQAATVAKTSTTASGQTVNQATAKTTLPQTNEQSTASAIIAGIGMLLATLGLAVKSRKND; encoded by the coding sequence ATGTTACAAAAAGTTGAGGGAGTATCCAAAGAACACTACAAGAGTTACAAGGCAGGCAAACGCTGGGTTTACGCCTGCATCACCGTTTTGGCTTTAGGGATGGGCCTGGCCAGTGTTAGTGTGGCCCAGGCGGACACGCCCGACGCCGATGTTGTGCAGAGCAGCGTTGTAAAGCAGGATGCGGGTTCCGCTGTTAAGCCAGCTGGTGTGGTTAATGATCAAGCTCAAGACCAGACGGCTGGAGATGCAAGTGGCGATAAAGACCAGCAACAGGAACCACAAGCACCAGTTGCGCCAGTCAAAGACCAGACATCTAAAGAGAAAACACCAGCTGCCCCTGAAAATCAGCCAGGACAAGTTCAAAATGTAGACCAAAAAGATAGTCAGGAATCGGTTGTCAAGGATGAACCAAAAGCAACCGAGAAACCTGTCCAGAATGATAATCAGCAAGCGCCAAAGCTAATGAGTGCACCAGCATCTAAATTAGCAGTTGATCGGTCTAACTTAGCCAAAGTTGCTAAGCCCAGCATTGATGGTGTAGACGCTTCCGTATGGATGCCAAGTCAAACAATGCGGACTTGGGTGGAAAACAATGTCCAGAAGTCTGCACCGTGGGCTAAGATTACCGACGCTAACTTGTATCAGTACATTGAAGATGCAAAGATGCTGACCACCAGCAATTACAGTGGCCCGATTCCAATGCCGTCAGAATTTGAAGGTCTCCAGTACTTTACGAATCTGCAATACTTCGACTACGGTTACGATATCCCAGCAGACCAAATGATCGACTTCTCCTTTGCGCCTGATCTGAAGCAACTGGACCTAGGTAGTCTAAAAGGAACCGCAACGACCAAAGACGTGGCTAGTTTCTTCAACACCTACCTCGCTTCAAACACAAAGTTGAGCAGTATGGATGTGAGTCATTTTGGTTTGACGGGCACGATTCCAGACCTGTCCCGGTATACCGCACTCTCATACTTAAACATGGCTAACAACAACTTGTCCGGTGACCTATCTGGAATTGCCAGTTTAATTAGCCTGAACAACCTGAACCTGGCGAACAACCAATTGACTGGGAGTGTGCCAAGTCTCAGTAACTGGCCAGATATCCAATACCTGTATATCAACAATAACCGGCTGTCTGGTGATCTACCAGACCTCAGCAACTTTACCGGTATGTTCTATGGCATTTACAATGAATTTTCATCTGGGATGTTGGACCGTTACAATGGCTCGACTCAAATCAATAACTACAGTTACTACCAATTCTTGAACGGCAAGAGTTACACGTTGACGGCTAAGAACCGGACCTTCGACCCCATCACGAATGTGGTTAGTGGGGTTCAAGATGGTAAGACCGGGCAACTCAGTAACGACCCTATCATTCTCACCCAGTATTCCAAGGGCGTTCGCATCACCTACGGCGCACCCGATGCTACGATTGCGATGACGGACCTACTTGCCTGGGAAGGTAAGCAAGAGAATGCCACGAGCTGGTTCACGGTTGAAGCAGATCCATCTAACAAGCTGGGCTTCAACCTGGTTGCCAACGCGGATGCCCCAGATGGGACTTACTACATGGCCATTCGGAACAGTCGTTACACCAGTCAGTACGGTGGCTACATTGCCTACGTTAGCTTTGAAATCAAGAATGATAAAGCGCCAGTTGTTGCTCCTAATACTGGGACCACGACTGAACCGACACCTGACGTTGATCACCCAGTAGAAGTTGCGCCAGTAGTCGATACGACCACTGATGCCGCTTCACCAGTTATCACGAATGGTGGGGATGCTGCAACTATCGATGAAGCCGAGGCTAATCGACCAGATGTTAAGGCGGCTGCAAAGAAGGCAGGTTCCCATCAGAATGCGGCGGCCGTTCAATCCAACGGACAGGCGGCTCAGGTGACGGTTACTAAGACGGCTGCTTCAGCCGTTAAGACCAGTGGTCAAGCAGCAACGGTTGCCAAGACCAGTACGACTGCCAGTGGTCAAACTGTTAACCAAGCAACAGCTAAGACGACCTTGCCACAAACAAACGAACAGAGTACGGCCAGTGCTATTATTGCTGGCATCGGCATGCTGCTGGCTACCTTAGGTTTAGCCGTTAAGTCTCGGAAGAACGACTAG
- a CDS encoding MucBP domain-containing protein: MNDTPTTWTLTKQGRSWVWATVVTAGLVVAVTDNQTAQADTAVATSTDTAVTTPSRHLQADSVTLNSSATEQTETTEEEPVVTDSVENENANINEPITEEAPAAATDQEVAQPISTPEKSPGGQETAVPISAEGPAPATVKQGADPSIKAVKLVKAQVAKAAPVKLNHQAKVSSIDEWMPNQILQQAILTALRGQNPGQTWGSVADITQDDLLLLTTLSIQGKVNTYIDGKTEFSLEGLQYATNLTRLSLGSSLDQNPGYYYGDVVDLTPLAKLNKLTYLDLQHNRIEDVTPLAGLTNVKTLLMAFNHVQDFSPLKGNRYTTFHAGSQFVKLNPVNVDTDLREGHLKISFTTIDGKVIQIAATSIVGEPVSFTNNELYYRIYNTGGTATSDGQGGLYFTKIPDQKPGGTTYPGVNVIPMDEYYFMTGNASGSDSYGSYQFAVVQPYVLADKAAAVTVHYQDEAGKDLADAVTLPAGMVGDDYVTEAQTIKGYTLLKTPENAVGKYGDTAIDVYYVYKKDGGGTVTPPVVTPVADTNVTVHYQLANGQSIAADKVLTGQPGTTYTTEALEVEGYQLVSTPANASGTFGDEDISVTYIYAAVETGGDGDEGTTDPDVDDPDVDLPGPEEPGKPATPGGSGTTTGGQGATVTAEPLATVGQTATSTVLPQTDEQSTSPWWGVALLLTLGGWLGFRRRTK; this comes from the coding sequence ATGAACGACACACCCACGACTTGGACGTTGACGAAACAGGGGCGCAGCTGGGTCTGGGCCACCGTGGTTACTGCGGGACTAGTCGTTGCTGTAACTGACAACCAGACTGCACAGGCAGACACAGCAGTGGCTACGAGCACTGACACGGCGGTCACAACGCCTTCACGGCACTTACAAGCAGATTCTGTGACGCTGAATTCATCAGCTACGGAGCAGACAGAGACGACTGAAGAAGAACCGGTTGTGACTGATTCGGTCGAAAATGAAAACGCTAACATAAATGAGCCAATCACCGAAGAAGCACCAGCCGCCGCGACTGATCAGGAGGTCGCTCAACCGATTTCTACGCCAGAAAAGTCTCCGGGTGGACAGGAAACGGCAGTCCCCATTTCTGCTGAAGGTCCAGCACCGGCCACCGTCAAGCAGGGGGCTGATCCATCTATTAAGGCTGTGAAATTGGTTAAGGCTCAGGTGGCCAAAGCGGCACCCGTTAAGCTGAATCACCAGGCAAAGGTGTCGTCAATTGATGAATGGATGCCAAACCAAATTCTCCAGCAAGCTATTTTAACTGCGTTACGTGGTCAGAATCCGGGCCAAACCTGGGGTAGCGTTGCTGATATCACGCAAGATGACCTGCTGTTATTGACGACGCTCAGTATTCAAGGAAAAGTTAACACGTATATCGACGGAAAAACAGAATTTTCCTTAGAGGGCCTGCAGTACGCTACCAACCTGACCCGCTTGAGTCTCGGCAGTAGTTTGGACCAGAATCCGGGCTACTACTACGGGGATGTGGTCGACCTGACGCCACTGGCTAAGCTGAACAAGCTAACTTACTTGGATCTGCAACATAACCGGATTGAAGACGTGACTCCGCTAGCTGGACTGACGAACGTGAAGACCCTTTTGATGGCGTTTAACCACGTTCAGGATTTTTCACCATTGAAAGGGAACCGCTATACGACATTTCACGCTGGCAGTCAATTTGTGAAATTGAATCCAGTCAACGTTGATACTGATTTACGAGAGGGCCATTTAAAAATTTCGTTTACCACGATCGATGGCAAAGTCATTCAAATTGCTGCGACGTCTATTGTGGGAGAACCCGTTTCTTTCACCAATAACGAATTGTACTACCGTATCTATAATACGGGGGGGACCGCGACGAGTGATGGTCAGGGTGGGCTGTACTTCACCAAGATTCCTGATCAAAAACCTGGTGGGACCACTTACCCCGGCGTCAACGTGATTCCAATGGATGAGTATTACTTTATGACGGGAAATGCTTCAGGTAGCGACTCCTATGGAAGCTATCAATTCGCTGTGGTCCAGCCTTATGTGCTTGCGGATAAAGCGGCGGCCGTGACGGTGCATTACCAGGATGAAGCGGGCAAGGATTTGGCAGACGCCGTGACACTACCGGCCGGTATGGTGGGCGACGACTACGTGACTGAGGCCCAGACAATCAAGGGATATACGTTGTTGAAGACCCCGGAAAATGCGGTCGGCAAATACGGTGATACCGCTATTGACGTTTACTATGTCTATAAGAAGGATGGCGGTGGAACAGTGACGCCACCCGTGGTGACCCCGGTGGCGGATACCAACGTGACCGTCCATTATCAGTTGGCTAACGGCCAATCGATCGCGGCGGATAAAGTTTTGACCGGCCAACCTGGAACGACTTACACGACTGAAGCTTTAGAAGTAGAGGGGTATCAGTTAGTTTCAACGCCGGCCAATGCCAGTGGCACGTTCGGTGACGAAGATATCAGTGTGACCTATATCTATGCAGCTGTTGAGACTGGTGGCGATGGAGATGAGGGGACGACTGATCCAGATGTTGATGATCCAGACGTGGACTTACCAGGACCAGAAGAGCCGGGTAAGCCGGCGACACCTGGTGGGAGCGGCACTACGACCGGTGGTCAGGGGGCAACTGTGACCGCTGAACCACTTGCGACGGTCGGTCAAACGGCAACGTCGACAGTTTTACCTCAGACGGATGAACAATCAACATCACCATGGTGGGGCGTGGCTTTACTGCTCACCTTGGGGGGCTGGCTAGGTTTCCGCCGGCGCACGAAATAA
- a CDS encoding ABC transporter permease, giving the protein MKRKLYPLGSLVLLLTVWQVAVTLLKTPAFILPSPVAVIQALVADASGLLANSWVTLHESLIGLLIACLLAFGTALVMDRWQLLYQSFYPLLVISQTLPVMVLGPLLSLWFGFGMAPKVILVVLMSYFPIIVSFSEALGKVSKEQIRFLQTIGAKDWQVYRILKIPQGMQGFFAGLRIAATYCVSGAIIGEWLSAEAGLGYYMIRVKNGYQIDKVFAAIFCVIVLSLGLNIATRSLQKLYYKTLIQGRSS; this is encoded by the coding sequence ATGAAACGTAAGCTATACCCGTTAGGTAGCCTGGTCTTGCTCCTAACGGTCTGGCAAGTGGCGGTCACGTTACTTAAGACCCCGGCCTTCATTTTGCCCAGTCCCGTGGCGGTCATCCAAGCACTGGTGGCCGACGCTTCTGGCCTACTGGCAAATTCCTGGGTCACGCTCCACGAATCACTGATTGGACTACTCATTGCCTGTCTGTTAGCTTTTGGGACCGCGCTCGTCATGGACCGCTGGCAGTTACTTTACCAATCCTTCTACCCCCTACTCGTTATCTCACAGACACTGCCAGTCATGGTTCTGGGACCACTGCTGAGCCTCTGGTTTGGCTTCGGCATGGCCCCTAAGGTCATCCTGGTCGTGTTGATGAGCTACTTTCCCATCATCGTTTCCTTCTCGGAGGCGCTGGGAAAAGTCTCTAAGGAACAGATTCGATTCCTCCAAACCATAGGCGCCAAGGATTGGCAAGTCTATCGCATCCTGAAGATTCCGCAAGGCATGCAGGGCTTCTTCGCTGGCTTACGAATTGCCGCTACCTACTGTGTGAGCGGTGCCATCATCGGGGAATGGCTCAGCGCTGAGGCCGGGCTGGGATATTACATGATTCGGGTGAAGAATGGTTATCAAATTGACAAGGTCTTCGCCGCAATTTTTTGCGTTATCGTTTTAAGTTTGGGACTCAACATAGCAACGCGTAGTTTGCAAAAATTATATTATAAAACATTAATCCAAGGGAGATCATCATGA
- a CDS encoding ABC transporter substrate-binding protein, with the protein MKLSKLWLLVPVLLSLTACGNSKSSSSDTKSAKKLTDVSIVLDYVPNTNHTGLYVAKDKGYFKDAGLNVKIIEPGDNATSVGMVGANKAQFGVSYQEDVTYAHADGKNIPVKAIGTVIKHNTSGFVSKKSSGITSPKDFVGKTYAGWQTPSEEAVLKAVMSEAKVNPKSLKIVGATGDGPKSLGKKNDIQWWFQGWDVIRAKDDGIKINYMPLRQLDQRLDYYTPVIITNNTQLNKDPKLVKAFMKATKKGYQDAMAHPKADAKILHKYAKDYDLKFLEESQAFLSKNYTDDASKWGQMDSKVWNNYTGFMKEYGLIKKTIPASTLYTNQYVGG; encoded by the coding sequence ATGAAATTATCTAAACTTTGGCTACTAGTTCCGGTTCTGCTCTCACTGACCGCCTGTGGCAACTCCAAGAGCTCATCGTCTGACACCAAATCCGCTAAAAAGTTGACCGACGTCTCAATCGTCCTTGACTACGTTCCCAACACCAACCATACGGGACTCTACGTGGCTAAAGATAAGGGTTACTTCAAGGATGCTGGACTAAACGTCAAAATCATCGAACCAGGCGACAACGCCACCAGTGTCGGCATGGTCGGCGCCAACAAGGCCCAATTTGGGGTCAGCTATCAAGAAGATGTAACCTATGCCCACGCGGACGGCAAGAACATCCCCGTCAAGGCTATCGGAACGGTCATCAAGCACAACACCTCTGGCTTCGTCTCCAAGAAGTCTAGCGGTATTACCTCGCCTAAAGACTTTGTCGGCAAGACCTACGCCGGTTGGCAGACACCCAGTGAGGAGGCCGTATTGAAGGCCGTTATGAGCGAAGCTAAGGTTAATCCAAAATCCTTGAAGATCGTCGGTGCCACTGGTGATGGTCCTAAGAGTCTTGGGAAGAAGAACGACATCCAATGGTGGTTCCAAGGTTGGGACGTTATTCGGGCTAAGGACGACGGCATCAAGATCAACTACATGCCCCTCCGTCAATTAGACCAGCGCTTAGACTACTACACGCCCGTCATCATTACCAACAACACTCAGCTGAATAAAGATCCTAAGTTGGTCAAAGCTTTCATGAAAGCCACAAAGAAGGGGTACCAGGACGCTATGGCGCACCCTAAGGCCGATGCCAAGATTCTCCACAAATATGCCAAGGATTACGACCTGAAGTTTCTTGAGGAATCCCAAGCCTTCCTGTCTAAGAACTACACGGATGACGCTAGCAAATGGGGGCAAATGGATAGCAAAGTCTGGAACAACTACACCGGCTTTATGAAGGAATATGGTCTGATCAAGAAGACCATCCCAGCCAGCACGCTGTACACCAACCAATACGTCGGAGGTTAG
- a CDS encoding ABC transporter ATP-binding protein → MAITLEHVGLTLDDLEILNDVTATINAGSFVSLIAPSGAGKSTLLKILTGLLPISTGSVVVDGQPITGLNTTFSYLPQEDMLLPWLNVDQNITLYQRINHQTVDQDHVTDLLTLFGLVDYRHFLPRQLSGGMRQRVALLRTMMNPANYLLLDEPFGALDAMTRGLMQDWLLSLPTALKRTTVLVTHDIEEAIYLSDRILVLSARPAHVVQDISLTPATRDREWLATQAPLKTEIYQLLLEDSDVK, encoded by the coding sequence ATGGCGATCACACTGGAACACGTCGGCCTAACACTAGATGACTTGGAGATTCTAAATGACGTCACGGCCACTATCAATGCGGGCAGTTTTGTGTCCTTGATTGCACCCAGTGGTGCCGGTAAATCGACCCTACTGAAGATTCTGACCGGACTGTTACCCATTTCGACTGGGTCAGTGGTGGTCGACGGTCAACCCATTACCGGACTGAACACCACGTTTAGTTACCTTCCACAGGAGGATATGTTGTTACCGTGGCTGAACGTGGACCAGAACATTACGCTCTACCAACGGATCAACCATCAAACCGTGGATCAGGACCACGTGACGGACCTGCTAACCCTCTTTGGGTTGGTCGACTACCGCCACTTCTTGCCCCGTCAGCTCTCTGGTGGGATGCGGCAGCGGGTCGCCTTACTACGAACCATGATGAATCCGGCCAACTACCTACTCCTAGATGAGCCGTTTGGGGCCTTAGACGCCATGACTCGTGGACTGATGCAGGACTGGCTACTCAGCCTACCAACGGCCTTGAAACGAACGACGGTATTAGTAACGCATGATATCGAGGAAGCCATCTACTTGTCCGACCGAATTTTAGTCTTGTCAGCCCGACCGGCGCACGTTGTTCAGGACATTTCACTGACCCCTGCGACTCGTGACCGGGAGTGGTTGGCTACTCAGGCGCCACTGAAGACCGAAATCTACCAACTCTTACTGGAGGATTCCGATGTTAAGTGA
- a CDS encoding TatD family hydrolase: MLSDAHCHLAGSRELANLQQQDQILTIINCQSPTEWDHNTLLTGANQHLSFGIHPWQATDFRWPEVTPYLEKTAVVGEIGLDNVWTDVNLLDQSRVFEAQLQFAHDHRKPVILHTKGCERAVLKTIQKYPNRYMVHWYATKEYQRDYIRLDCFFTIGVDVLTDPAVAQLAQDVPLNRILIETDGLEAIRWAGDDKATVADYPHVLHRSIRAVAALRGMASDELEAQVYRNLEAFLA; this comes from the coding sequence ATGTTAAGTGATGCCCACTGCCATCTGGCTGGAAGCCGGGAACTGGCTAACCTGCAGCAACAAGACCAGATTTTAACGATCATCAACTGTCAGTCCCCCACTGAGTGGGACCACAATACATTACTCACCGGCGCTAATCAACACTTGAGCTTCGGTATTCACCCCTGGCAGGCCACAGACTTTCGCTGGCCGGAAGTCACTCCCTACCTGGAGAAAACTGCCGTGGTCGGCGAAATTGGCTTAGACAACGTTTGGACAGACGTCAACCTACTGGACCAGTCGCGTGTCTTTGAAGCCCAGCTCCAATTTGCACATGACCACCGCAAGCCCGTCATCCTGCACACGAAGGGGTGCGAGCGAGCGGTTCTCAAAACCATTCAAAAGTATCCCAATCGCTATATGGTCCACTGGTACGCCACGAAGGAGTATCAACGTGACTACATCCGCTTGGATTGTTTCTTCACGATTGGTGTAGATGTGCTGACTGACCCCGCCGTGGCACAATTAGCGCAGGACGTCCCGCTGAACCGAATTTTAATTGAGACGGATGGTCTGGAGGCCATCCGTTGGGCGGGCGACGATAAGGCTACCGTGGCCGACTACCCCCACGTGTTGCATCGGAGCATCCGGGCCGTGGCAGCATTACGGGGAATGGCTTCGGACGAACTGGAAGCACAGGTTTATCGGAATTTAGAGGCGTTTCTGGCTTAG
- a CDS encoding MIP/aquaporin family protein has product MSGFIGEFFGTLILILLGAGTGASINLNKTYAKGSDWTFVSIAWGMAVTMGVYVAGMLGSQGHLNPAVTIGFAVFGFFPWADVLPYLLGQFLGAFLGAALVILQFYPHFKATPDEASGNQVGIFATRPAIKNPLFNFISEIVATWAFIFILLNLGDFTQGLKPFIVGALIMVIGMGLGTTTGFAINPARDWGPRLAYSILPVPNRGATEWNYAWVPMFGPLIGGLLAAGLEFLLK; this is encoded by the coding sequence TGCTAGTATCAACCTCAACAAGACGTACGCGAAGGGGAGCGACTGGACCTTTGTATCGATTGCCTGGGGAATGGCCGTGACCATGGGAGTTTACGTGGCCGGCATGTTGGGTTCGCAAGGTCATTTGAACCCGGCCGTTACAATTGGTTTCGCTGTATTTGGGTTCTTCCCGTGGGCCGATGTATTACCTTATTTATTGGGCCAGTTCTTAGGGGCCTTTCTGGGTGCGGCATTGGTTATCCTTCAATTCTATCCCCACTTTAAAGCAACACCGGATGAGGCGTCTGGTAACCAGGTCGGTATCTTTGCGACCCGGCCAGCTATTAAAAATCCGTTGTTTAATTTCATTTCTGAAATTGTGGCTACTTGGGCGTTTATCTTTATTCTCTTAAATCTGGGGGACTTCACCCAAGGTTTGAAACCGTTCATCGTCGGGGCTCTAATCATGGTTATCGGGATGGGCCTAGGGACGACCACTGGGTTCGCCATCAACCCCGCCCGGGACTGGGGACCACGGTTGGCTTACTCCATTTTACCCGTCCCTAACCGGGGGGCGACTGAGTGGAATTACGCTTGGGTCCCAATGTTTGGGCCGCTCATCGGTGGGTTGCTCGCCGCTGGATTGGAATTCCTTTTAAAATAG